Proteins encoded within one genomic window of Geotalea daltonii FRC-32:
- a CDS encoding putative bifunctional diguanylate cyclase/phosphodiesterase produces MRRSDRISRLTTTLAMLLSLAITVVVPAGYFAVSYHYMQGSLDAEAATGAAAVSALVNSNPSMWQFEQIRLSELLDRRPHNRTPEQRRVVDVTDNPVAESSDFLQKPILTGTHEIYDAGTSVGKILVSRSLAPLLWKTSSVAVAALAAGLLFYTVLRILPLRAVRRAYSSLEESEKKYRSLYESMKEGVALHRINYDEYGVPVSFTIVDVNPSCQLLLGLSSEELIGKDGSELFGGAVAGYFPEILRAASTGEAFSFDFVQQADKQRIHVAVFFPETGYFAFLMEDVTQRKVNEEQIRRLAYYDNLTGLPNRALLMDRLEQMLTKARRDKTRVVLLFLDLDRFKVINDTMGHAHGDQLLVQVANRLRQALRSSDTLARIGGDEFVVLFTLEGPQLNVSPLAQHLIDSITSVYPISGRDVYASTSIGIATFPDDGGDCNSLLRCADMAMYAAKEGGGKGYHFYSPEMNLKAHARMEMETNLRHALEREEFFLEFQPIVNARDGRLVGAEALLRWSDPEKGLIMPDMFIQVAEESGFIVPLGEWVLRTACRKMKDWREAGLPPFRISVNVSGRQFCQANFTDTVCSIIRETGMDPSFLALEMTETSLMVDVEATAKALMQLKELDISIVIDDFGAGYSSLGYLQKFPIDRIKIDRSFIRDLSSHANDKAIVEAIIAMAARLKLQVVAEGVETSEQLDFLKEQGCHEIQGFYFHRPLSEELFKTLLWEIKDHPVPLFASPEGETVVISLATC; encoded by the coding sequence ATGAGGCGCAGCGACAGAATAAGCCGCTTGACGACTACCCTTGCCATGCTCCTGTCACTGGCCATAACCGTTGTCGTTCCAGCAGGCTATTTTGCCGTCTCTTACCATTACATGCAGGGTTCGCTCGATGCCGAAGCGGCAACAGGTGCGGCAGCCGTGAGCGCTTTGGTCAATTCAAATCCTTCCATGTGGCAGTTCGAGCAGATCAGGCTTTCCGAACTGTTGGATCGGCGCCCTCACAACCGTACGCCTGAACAGAGGCGGGTCGTTGATGTCACAGACAACCCCGTGGCCGAAAGTTCGGACTTCTTGCAGAAGCCGATTCTCACCGGGACTCATGAAATCTACGATGCGGGGACAAGTGTCGGGAAGATCCTGGTTTCCCGTTCCCTGGCGCCTCTTCTTTGGAAGACTTCCTCTGTTGCAGTCGCTGCACTGGCGGCAGGTTTGCTCTTCTACACGGTCTTGCGCATTCTGCCGCTGCGAGCAGTGAGGCGAGCCTATTCCTCCCTTGAGGAAAGCGAAAAAAAATACCGTTCCCTTTACGAAAGCATGAAGGAAGGGGTGGCGTTGCACCGCATCAACTATGATGAGTATGGTGTTCCCGTATCCTTTACCATAGTCGATGTCAATCCCTCATGTCAGCTGCTTCTCGGCTTGAGCAGTGAAGAGTTGATCGGCAAGGACGGCTCTGAATTGTTCGGCGGGGCTGTGGCCGGCTATTTTCCGGAGATTCTCCGTGCCGCCTCCACCGGCGAGGCATTTTCCTTCGATTTCGTCCAGCAGGCAGATAAGCAGCGTATTCATGTGGCTGTCTTTTTTCCCGAGACCGGGTATTTCGCCTTTCTCATGGAGGATGTGACCCAGCGCAAGGTCAATGAAGAGCAGATCAGGCGGCTGGCCTATTATGACAATCTGACCGGACTGCCCAACCGCGCCCTTCTCATGGACAGGCTGGAGCAGATGCTGACCAAGGCCCGCCGGGACAAAACCAGAGTTGTCCTGCTTTTTCTCGATCTTGACCGGTTCAAGGTGATCAACGATACCATGGGACATGCCCACGGCGACCAGTTGCTGGTCCAGGTGGCCAATCGCCTGCGTCAGGCGCTGAGGAGCAGTGATACCCTTGCCCGCATCGGTGGTGACGAATTTGTCGTCCTTTTTACCCTTGAGGGGCCACAGCTGAACGTTTCCCCCCTTGCCCAGCACCTGATCGACAGCATTACCTCGGTCTATCCCATAAGCGGCAGAGATGTGTATGCATCCACCAGCATCGGCATTGCCACTTTCCCTGATGATGGCGGCGATTGCAACAGCCTCCTCAGGTGTGCCGACATGGCCATGTACGCGGCAAAGGAGGGGGGAGGCAAAGGTTACCATTTCTATTCGCCGGAGATGAACCTCAAGGCACACGCCAGGATGGAGATGGAGACAAACCTTCGTCATGCACTGGAGCGTGAGGAATTCTTTCTGGAATTTCAGCCGATCGTCAATGCCAGAGACGGCCGGTTGGTCGGTGCAGAAGCGCTGCTGCGCTGGAGCGATCCGGAGAAGGGACTGATTATGCCGGACATGTTCATCCAGGTGGCGGAAGAATCGGGATTCATCGTCCCTCTAGGGGAGTGGGTGCTGAGGACCGCCTGCAGGAAGATGAAGGACTGGCGCGAAGCCGGACTGCCGCCGTTCCGCATTTCGGTCAATGTTTCCGGCCGCCAGTTCTGCCAGGCGAACTTTACCGATACCGTTTGCTCCATCATCCGTGAAACCGGCATGGACCCAAGTTTTCTGGCTCTTGAAATGACCGAGACCAGCCTCATGGTCGATGTGGAAGCCACGGCCAAGGCCCTGATGCAGTTGAAGGAACTGGATATCTCAATCGTTATCGATGATTTTGGCGCCGGATACTCCTCCCTTGGCTATCTGCAGAAATTCCCCATAGATCGGATCAAGATCGACCGCTCATTTATCAGGGACCTCAGTTCCCATGCCAATGATAAAGCCATTGTCGAAGCCATAATTGCCATGGCCGCCCGTCTTAAGCTGCAGGTGGTCGCCGAAGGGGTTGAAACCTCAGAGCAGCTCGATTTTCTCAAGGAACAGGGCTGCCATGAGATCCAGGGCTTCTATTTCCATCGTCCCCTGTCCGAAGAGCTTTTCAAGACGCTTCTATGGGAGATCAAGGATCATCCCGTCCCTCTTTTTGCTTCCCCGGAAGGTGAGACGGTCGTCATTTCCCTAGCCACCTGCTGA
- a CDS encoding SDR family oxidoreductase, with protein sequence MKPGGTKRTVVITGASAGVGRATARAFAREGARIGLLARDQERLEAVRQEVEERGGEAIILVADVADADQVELAAARVEEQFGPIDVWVNNAMVSVFSAFKDMTSDEFRRVTEVTYLGVVYGTSAAMSRMIPRNRGTVIQVGSALAERSIPLQSAYCGAKHAIRGFTDSIRCELIHDRSKVHITMVQLPAMNTPQFNWTKSRMPFKPQPVPPIFQPEVAADAIVWSSHHRRRELYVGMPTVKAMWGNKFIAGILDLYLAKKGYSGQQTDELEERDRPNNMWHPVEGDFSAHGRFDAQASYQCDQLWLAKNKWLGLGLLATGISTALALSMKSRFQE encoded by the coding sequence ATGAAACCTGGTGGCACAAAACGGACCGTGGTGATTACCGGAGCATCGGCAGGGGTCGGTCGCGCCACTGCCCGGGCCTTTGCCCGTGAAGGCGCCAGGATCGGCCTGCTGGCCAGGGACCAGGAGCGGCTGGAAGCGGTCCGGCAGGAGGTGGAGGAAAGAGGTGGTGAGGCTATCATTCTCGTCGCCGACGTGGCCGATGCCGACCAGGTGGAACTGGCGGCCGCCAGGGTGGAGGAGCAGTTTGGGCCAATCGACGTCTGGGTCAACAATGCCATGGTCTCGGTCTTTTCCGCCTTCAAGGACATGACCTCGGACGAGTTCCGGCGTGTGACCGAGGTGACCTACCTGGGAGTGGTCTATGGTACCTCGGCAGCCATGAGCCGGATGATTCCCCGCAACCGGGGGACGGTCATCCAGGTCGGCTCTGCCCTCGCAGAACGGAGCATTCCGCTGCAGTCCGCTTATTGCGGTGCCAAACATGCCATCAGGGGCTTCACCGACTCCATTCGCTGCGAGCTCATCCATGACCGGAGCAAGGTTCACATCACCATGGTCCAGTTGCCGGCCATGAACACCCCCCAGTTCAACTGGACGAAATCGAGAATGCCTTTCAAGCCGCAGCCGGTCCCCCCCATCTTCCAACCGGAGGTTGCCGCCGACGCCATAGTCTGGTCCTCCCATCATCGTCGCCGGGAACTCTATGTGGGAATGCCGACGGTCAAAGCAATGTGGGGCAACAAGTTCATTGCCGGCATACTGGACCTGTACCTGGCGAAAAAAGGCTATTCCGGGCAGCAGACCGATGAACTTGAAGAACGGGATCGTCCGAACAACATGTGGCACCCGGTGGAAGGAGACTTCAGCGCCCATGGCAGGTTCGATGCACAGGCAAGTTACCAGTGCGATCAGCTGTGGCTGGCAAAAAACAAGTGGCTGGGGCTGGGACTGCTGGCAACAGGCATCAGCACGGCACTTGCCCTTTCCATGAAAAGCAGGTTTCAGGAGTAA
- a CDS encoding DUF2231 domain-containing protein — protein MIATANIAKHPLHPMLIPLAIGLWIFSLACDIIFFATGDVTWRTTSLYAIGGGVIGALIAALPGFVDLFTLHASPEKKLGIWHMAINLTIVIIYVIEFLWRRADPGNIGQFALSVMAVLLLAISGWLGGEMVYVYGTGVDPACRHKL, from the coding sequence ATGATTGCCACAGCAAACATTGCCAAACATCCTCTCCACCCCATGCTCATACCTTTGGCCATTGGGCTATGGATCTTTTCACTGGCCTGCGACATCATCTTCTTTGCCACAGGGGACGTAACCTGGCGGACGACCTCCCTCTACGCCATCGGCGGAGGTGTTATCGGCGCACTGATTGCGGCACTGCCGGGTTTCGTCGATCTGTTCACTCTCCATGCCTCACCGGAAAAAAAGCTCGGGATCTGGCACATGGCGATAAATCTGACCATTGTCATCATCTACGTGATCGAGTTCCTGTGGCGGCGTGCCGATCCGGGGAACATCGGGCAGTTTGCCCTATCGGTGATGGCGGTGCTGCTCCTCGCCATTTCCGGCTGGCTTGGAGGAGAAATGGTCTACGTGTACGGGACAGGGGTTGATCCGGCCTGCCGACATAAATTGTAA